In the genome of Photobacterium sp. TY1-4, one region contains:
- a CDS encoding DUF1887 family protein produces the protein MITHVGIIDQDPVRLITPLLDHGVPAERMIFIGTEAEQEQYERLASILTPRNIKAEFFTIPSSINIASIRRRLDELAATLKQQQSEVWFNASCGLRHRLLSAYEVFRTYHWPIYVIEPFSDEMCWLYPADREQQQVEDRIQLTDYLTIFGARCELPESSVPEALNDQLWELGQRWASSALELGPGLATLNYLATTCRKEQKLDVALSEKQQGYKELGILLKDLEETGLASYKNGILTFKHEEARRFANGEWLENLVHSTVRAIQNELPTIQDHSLGVQVYRQIGDREVRNELDVATVVNNKLHIIECKTKGMRDDGDDTLYKLESLRDLLGGLQARAMLVSFRPLRHHDLVRAQDLGLAIIGPEQLGDLQLHLHNWFKDAGGHRHNIA, from the coding sequence ATGATTACTCATGTTGGCATTATCGATCAGGATCCGGTACGACTGATCACCCCTTTACTCGACCACGGCGTGCCCGCTGAGCGCATGATTTTTATCGGCACCGAGGCTGAGCAGGAGCAATACGAACGCCTGGCTTCGATTCTCACACCACGCAATATCAAAGCCGAATTCTTTACCATTCCCAGCTCCATTAATATCGCCTCGATCCGCCGCCGCCTTGATGAACTGGCTGCGACGCTCAAGCAGCAGCAATCTGAGGTCTGGTTCAATGCCAGCTGCGGGCTGCGTCACCGCCTGTTATCGGCATACGAAGTGTTCCGCACCTACCACTGGCCGATTTACGTGATTGAGCCGTTCAGCGATGAAATGTGCTGGCTCTATCCGGCCGATCGCGAACAACAACAAGTGGAAGACCGCATCCAGCTGACGGATTACCTGACGATTTTCGGTGCCCGCTGTGAGCTGCCCGAATCCAGTGTGCCGGAAGCCCTGAACGATCAGCTCTGGGAGCTGGGCCAGCGCTGGGCCAGCTCCGCGCTGGAACTCGGTCCGGGCCTGGCGACCCTGAACTATCTGGCCACCACTTGCCGCAAAGAGCAAAAACTGGATGTCGCCCTGAGCGAGAAACAACAGGGGTATAAAGAGCTGGGGATCCTGCTGAAAGATTTGGAAGAAACCGGACTGGCCAGCTACAAAAATGGCATTTTAACCTTCAAACATGAAGAAGCCCGCCGCTTTGCCAACGGGGAGTGGCTGGAGAATCTGGTGCACAGCACCGTACGGGCCATTCAGAATGAGCTGCCGACCATTCAGGATCACTCCCTCGGTGTTCAGGTCTATCGCCAGATTGGCGATCGCGAAGTACGCAATGAACTGGACGTCGCGACCGTGGTGAATAACAAGCTGCACATCATCGAATGTAAAACCAAAGGCATGCGTGATGACGGCGACGATACCCTGTATAAACTGGAATCACTGCGTGACCTGCTCGGCGGCCTGCAAGCCCGCGCCATGCTGGTCAGCTTCCGTCCGCTTCGCCACCATGATTTAGTACGTGCTCAGGATCTGGGGCTGGCGATCATCGGCCCGGAACAGCTGGGCGATCTGCAATTGCACCTGCACAACTGGTTTAAAGATGCCGGGGGCCATCGGCACAACATCGCCTGA
- a CDS encoding LysE family translocator, whose translation MIDFSILPLYLTAVIALLLIPGPDMLLIASSSLSYGKKVGVFASFGNATSGIILTLLAALGVSALIAMNPLALEVLRLLGGAYLLKMGWDCIRTQPADAPDVAQSSGLAMTLYRRAVISNLLNPKALIFFVLFLPQFVSPQIGASSGEQMLVLGLLLNVLGLLFNLFLVTMVGSLGKPLLKNEKFRTNQHKFMGLIFFVLAIWLLASQVPTP comes from the coding sequence ATGATCGATTTTTCCATCTTACCGTTATACCTGACAGCGGTGATTGCCCTGTTGCTGATCCCCGGCCCTGACATGTTGCTCATCGCCAGCTCAAGCCTAAGCTACGGCAAAAAAGTGGGTGTGTTCGCCAGTTTTGGCAATGCCACTTCCGGGATCATCCTGACCCTGCTGGCCGCACTGGGTGTGTCAGCCCTGATTGCCATGAATCCACTGGCGCTGGAAGTGCTCCGCTTGCTGGGCGGTGCCTACCTGCTGAAGATGGGCTGGGACTGTATACGCACCCAGCCGGCGGATGCGCCGGATGTTGCGCAATCTTCCGGCCTGGCGATGACGCTGTACCGCCGGGCGGTGATCAGCAACCTGCTGAATCCGAAAGCACTGATTTTCTTTGTATTGTTCCTGCCGCAATTCGTCTCGCCGCAGATCGGCGCTTCCTCCGGCGAGCAAATGCTGGTGTTAGGTTTGTTACTCAATGTGCTCGGTCTGCTGTTTAACCTGTTTTTGGTGACCATGGTCGGCAGCCTGGGCAAACCGCTGCTGAAAAATGAAAAATTCCGCACCAACCAGCACAAGTTCATGGGACTGATCTTTTTCGTACTGGCGATCTGGCTGCTGGCCTCACAAGTACCGACGCCCTAG
- a CDS encoding MFS transporter, translating into MNQFRLMTTRRFLPFFLTQALGAFNDNLFKNVLLLMIAFSGLYSQQAGVAMVNLAAGLFILPFFLLSPIGGQLADKYEKSALIRRLKLAEIAIMAAGALALYLQSMPGLLAVLFLMGAQSALFGPVKFSLMPQQLREHELVGGNAMVEMGTFVAILGGTVTAGLLFSSEHATMLVMGLILGLAGLGYLSSRAIPATQAGDPALTVNWNPLTQLVRTIRQARRNRTIFLSILAISWFWFIGATYLTQLPHFARDVLGGNPQLVTLLLTVFSVGIACGSLVCEKLSGGQVELGLIPLGAIGISVFGIDLYFAGQQVVAAQDIGVMAFLSAGENLRLLFDLAMVSVFGGVYVVPLNALIQQRSDARSRARTIAANNVMNALLMVLSALVSVVLINGLGLSVLQLFLVVAVVNIAVACYVFSQVHEFLLRFLVWSLTHVMYRVKHTQLSHIPEEGPAVLVCNHVSYVDALLIAGVSRRPVRFVMDKDIANLPLVKYFFKWIKAIPICAHGKSPKIYHQAFEAISEALEQGDLVCIFPEGKLTRTGEMNEFKKGIERIISRNPVPVVPMALKGIWGSFFSHRDGTAFSKLPRRFWSKVEIVAAPKVAPDTVTALGLQQQVQRLLSTA; encoded by the coding sequence ATGAACCAGTTCAGATTAATGACCACCCGGCGCTTTTTGCCCTTTTTCCTGACCCAGGCACTGGGCGCATTTAATGATAATTTGTTCAAGAATGTTTTATTGTTGATGATTGCGTTTTCCGGCCTGTATTCCCAGCAAGCCGGTGTTGCGATGGTCAACCTGGCGGCGGGTTTGTTTATCCTGCCGTTTTTCCTGCTCTCGCCGATTGGCGGTCAGCTGGCTGACAAGTATGAAAAATCAGCCCTGATCCGGCGGCTGAAACTGGCCGAAATCGCCATTATGGCCGCGGGGGCGCTGGCGCTGTATTTGCAGTCTATGCCGGGCTTGCTGGCGGTGTTGTTTTTGATGGGAGCCCAGTCGGCACTGTTCGGTCCGGTCAAATTCTCCCTGATGCCCCAACAACTGCGTGAGCATGAACTGGTGGGCGGCAACGCGATGGTGGAGATGGGTACTTTCGTCGCGATCCTCGGCGGGACGGTTACTGCCGGACTGTTGTTCTCTTCCGAGCATGCCACGATGCTGGTGATGGGACTGATTCTGGGACTGGCGGGGTTGGGTTATCTCAGCAGCCGGGCAATTCCGGCCACGCAAGCAGGCGATCCGGCTTTGACCGTGAACTGGAACCCGCTGACCCAGTTGGTTCGCACCATCCGTCAGGCTCGCCGCAACCGAACGATTTTTCTGTCGATTCTGGCCATCAGCTGGTTCTGGTTTATCGGCGCGACGTATCTCACCCAATTACCGCACTTTGCCCGCGATGTTTTGGGGGGAAATCCGCAACTGGTGACGCTGCTGCTGACGGTGTTCTCGGTCGGGATCGCCTGTGGGTCGCTGGTGTGTGAGAAGTTATCCGGTGGGCAGGTGGAGTTGGGCCTGATCCCGCTCGGTGCCATCGGGATCAGTGTCTTCGGGATCGACCTCTATTTTGCCGGACAACAAGTTGTGGCGGCACAAGACATTGGTGTGATGGCGTTTCTCAGTGCCGGGGAAAATCTCAGGTTGCTGTTTGATTTGGCGATGGTCAGCGTCTTTGGTGGCGTGTATGTGGTGCCGCTCAATGCCCTGATCCAGCAGCGCAGTGATGCTCGCAGCCGTGCCCGGACGATTGCCGCCAACAATGTGATGAATGCGCTGCTGATGGTCCTGAGCGCACTGGTTTCGGTGGTGTTGATCAACGGGCTCGGATTGTCGGTGCTGCAACTGTTTCTGGTGGTCGCGGTGGTCAATATTGCCGTGGCCTGTTATGTGTTTTCTCAGGTGCATGAGTTCCTGCTCCGTTTTCTGGTCTGGAGCCTGACTCACGTGATGTACCGGGTCAAACATACCCAACTCTCACATATTCCGGAAGAAGGGCCTGCGGTGCTGGTGTGCAACCATGTCAGTTACGTTGATGCGCTGCTGATTGCCGGGGTGAGCCGTCGCCCGGTCCGGTTTGTGATGGATAAAGACATCGCCAACCTGCCGCTGGTGAAATACTTCTTCAAATGGATCAAAGCCATTCCGATTTGCGCCCATGGCAAGTCGCCTAAAATCTATCATCAGGCGTTTGAGGCCATCAGTGAGGCACTTGAGCAAGGCGATCTGGTGTGTATTTTTCCGGAAGGCAAATTGACCCGGACTGGCGAGATGAATGAATTTAAAAAAGGGATTGAGCGGATCATCAGCCGCAACCCGGTCCCGGTGGTGCCGATGGCCCTTAAGGGAATTTGGGGCTCGTTCTTCAGTCATCGTGATGGCACGGCGTTCAGCAAACTGCCGCGACGCTTCTGGTCCAAAGTGGAAATAGTTGCCGCACCTAAGGTTGCGCCGGACACTGTCACGGCACTTGGGCTCCAGCAGCAGGTACAGCGCTTGCTGAGTACCGCTTAA
- the treC gene encoding alpha,alpha-phosphotrehalase: protein MKQQLEWWRTATIYQIYPKSFCDSGNKGTGDLQGIISKLDYLKTLGVDAIWLTPVYCSPMIDNGYDISDYYDINPDFGTMADFDQLLAQAHQRGIRVVMDIVVNHTSTEHAWFQSALGDRHSPYRDYYIWKDPVDGGVPNNWQSKFGGSAWALDPATEQYYLHLFAQEQADLNWENPKVREEVKAIIGFWAEKGVDGFRLDVINLISKQQDFPDDHQGDGRRFYTDGPRVHEYLQEISEAVFRKYGSVTVGEMSSTTLEHCQQYSVPDGKELSMVFNFHHLKVDYPNGDKWTRAPFDFRQLKSILNHWQQGLHDQGWGALFWCNHDQPRVVSRLGNDQQYRVESAKMLGASVHMMQGTPYVYQGEEIGMTNPGYDSIDQYRDVESINMYDIMVNQQGISEQEMLAILAQKSRDNSRTPMQWDDSRNAGFSVGEPWLAVADNYLEINARQAVADEHSVFHFYRQLIAMRKEIEVITTGDYTDLMPQHDQIFCYKRESETQILLCINNYYGEPVECLLPESIDLTTAEYVLSNYSDVSMQRPVSRFTLRPYESRIVLIHK, encoded by the coding sequence ATGAAACAGCAATTGGAATGGTGGCGCACCGCGACGATTTATCAGATTTATCCCAAAAGTTTCTGCGACAGCGGTAACAAGGGCACCGGTGATTTGCAGGGGATTATCTCGAAGCTGGATTACCTGAAAACCCTTGGGGTTGATGCGATTTGGCTGACCCCGGTGTACTGCTCACCAATGATCGATAATGGCTATGATATTTCTGACTATTACGACATTAATCCGGATTTCGGCACCATGGCCGATTTTGATCAGTTGCTGGCGCAGGCCCATCAGCGTGGGATCCGGGTGGTGATGGACATCGTGGTGAACCACACGTCCACCGAGCATGCCTGGTTCCAGTCGGCGCTGGGCGACCGGCACAGCCCGTACCGGGATTACTATATCTGGAAAGATCCGGTCGACGGCGGAGTGCCGAATAACTGGCAGTCAAAATTCGGCGGCTCAGCCTGGGCGCTGGATCCGGCGACTGAGCAATATTATCTTCACCTGTTTGCCCAAGAGCAGGCCGACCTGAACTGGGAGAATCCGAAAGTTCGGGAAGAAGTTAAAGCCATCATCGGTTTCTGGGCGGAAAAAGGGGTCGATGGCTTTCGCCTCGATGTGATCAATCTGATCTCCAAACAACAGGATTTCCCGGACGATCATCAGGGCGACGGTCGCCGTTTCTACACTGATGGCCCGCGGGTGCATGAATACCTGCAGGAGATCAGCGAAGCGGTGTTCCGGAAATATGGTTCGGTGACGGTGGGGGAGATGTCATCGACCACACTGGAACACTGTCAGCAGTATTCGGTGCCTGACGGCAAAGAGCTGTCGATGGTGTTTAACTTTCATCACCTGAAAGTGGATTATCCGAATGGCGATAAGTGGACCCGGGCACCGTTTGATTTCCGCCAGCTGAAATCGATTTTGAACCACTGGCAGCAGGGGTTGCACGACCAGGGCTGGGGGGCGCTGTTCTGGTGTAACCATGATCAACCGCGGGTGGTCAGCCGCCTGGGCAATGATCAGCAATACCGGGTCGAATCAGCCAAAATGCTGGGTGCTTCGGTACACATGATGCAGGGCACCCCGTACGTCTACCAGGGGGAAGAGATCGGCATGACCAATCCGGGCTATGACTCGATTGATCAGTACCGGGATGTGGAAAGCATTAACATGTACGACATCATGGTCAATCAGCAAGGCATCTCAGAGCAGGAGATGCTGGCGATCCTGGCGCAGAAGTCCCGCGATAACTCGCGCACGCCGATGCAGTGGGATGACAGCCGTAATGCCGGATTCTCTGTCGGAGAGCCCTGGCTGGCGGTCGCGGACAATTACCTGGAGATTAACGCCCGGCAGGCGGTTGCGGATGAGCATTCGGTGTTTCATTTCTACCGTCAGCTGATTGCGATGCGCAAAGAGATTGAGGTGATCACCACCGGCGATTACACCGACCTGATGCCGCAGCATGATCAGATTTTCTGTTACAAGCGGGAGTCCGAGACGCAGATCCTGTTGTGTATCAACAACTATTACGGTGAGCCGGTCGAGTGCCTGCTGCCGGAAAGCATCGACCTGACGACTGCTGAATATGTCCTGAGCAACTATTCGGATGTGTCGATGCAGCGCCCGGTATCCCGGTTCACCCTGCGGCCTTATGAGAGCCGGATTGTGTTGATCCACAAATAG
- the treR gene encoding trehalose operon repressor TreR has translation MTQKLTILDIAKLAGVGKSTVSRVLTNDPKVKPETRSKVEQVIRESGYVPSKSAQAMRGGSAKVVGIILSRLDSPSENKAVRGILEVIYQAGYDAVIMESQFSAEKTNEHLAVLQKRQVDGVIVFGFSGCDLAPIEALGQRAVVIATDTDQVSSVGYDNHGMITLAMNHLLQQDKRQISYIGVGAEDKTTGLMRLNAYLASCEAAGLVPCYQTGQLSHESAYQLTERVVGPDTEAIVCASDTLAMGVAKRLQELGRTDIQVSGVGATDLLSFIFPNTFSIDPGYYQAGHASATLLIRQLAGEQAITHLTQQASL, from the coding sequence ATGACGCAAAAGCTCACAATTTTAGATATTGCCAAACTGGCCGGGGTAGGGAAATCCACCGTCTCCCGTGTCCTGACCAATGATCCCAAGGTGAAACCGGAAACCCGCAGCAAAGTCGAGCAGGTGATCCGGGAATCGGGCTACGTGCCATCCAAGTCGGCGCAGGCGATGCGTGGCGGCAGTGCCAAAGTAGTTGGGATTATTCTCTCCCGTCTGGACTCGCCGTCAGAAAACAAGGCGGTCCGTGGGATCCTGGAAGTCATTTATCAGGCCGGTTACGACGCGGTGATTATGGAAAGCCAGTTCAGCGCCGAGAAGACCAATGAGCACCTGGCCGTCTTGCAAAAGCGTCAGGTGGACGGGGTGATTGTGTTCGGGTTCTCGGGCTGTGATTTGGCGCCGATTGAAGCGCTGGGGCAGCGCGCCGTGGTCATTGCGACCGATACCGATCAAGTGTCTTCGGTGGGTTACGATAATCACGGCATGATTACCCTGGCGATGAATCACCTGCTGCAACAGGATAAACGACAGATCAGCTATATCGGTGTGGGGGCTGAGGATAAAACGACTGGTTTGATGCGGCTGAACGCCTATCTTGCCAGCTGTGAGGCGGCAGGTCTGGTTCCTTGCTATCAAACCGGGCAGTTGAGCCATGAGAGTGCCTATCAGCTCACCGAGCGGGTGGTTGGTCCTGACACCGAAGCCATTGTTTGCGCCAGTGATACCCTGGCAATGGGGGTGGCCAAGCGGCTTCAGGAGCTGGGACGAACGGATATCCAGGTCTCCGGCGTCGGTGCGACCGATCTGCTGTCTTTCATTTTTCCCAATACCTTCAGCATTGATCCGGGCTATTATCAGGCCGGTCATGCCTCTGCGACCCTGCTGATTCGCCAGCTGGCCGGTGAGCAAGCCATTACTCACCTGACCCAGCAGGCAAGCTTGTGA
- the treB gene encoding PTS trehalose transporter subunit IIBC: MSKIDRQQVERLVALIGGGDNIASVSHCLTRLRFVLSDTDKAKVKDIEDIPMVKGCFTNAGQFQVVIGTEVDQVYKLLAELTGDKGASKEEAKVAARQNMNLLERGISHLAEIFVPLLPAIITGGLILGFRNVIGDIRMFDGQTLTEISQFWATVHSFLWLIGEAIFFFLPVGVCWSTVKKLGGTPILGIVLGVTLVSPQLMNAYLIGKEIPETWDFGWLVIEKVGYQAQVIPAMLAGIALAFIETNLKRIIPDYLYLVIVPFVSIILSVILAHALIGPFGRMLGDAVGYAAKAAMTGDFAILGAMVFGFLYAPLVITGVHHTTNAVDLQLMQDMGGTPIWPLIALSNIAQASAVVGIIWISKKHNEREISVPAAISAYLGVTEPAMYGINLKYKFPMLSAMIGSALAAAICGSVGVMANGIGVGGLPGILSIQPQYWMVYLLAMLVAVVVPITLTVLLYKRAQAKGELEQSPQTA, translated from the coding sequence ATGAGTAAGATAGATCGGCAACAAGTCGAGCGCCTGGTGGCGTTGATCGGTGGCGGCGACAATATCGCCAGCGTCAGCCACTGTCTGACCCGACTACGCTTTGTTTTGAGTGATACAGACAAGGCCAAGGTAAAGGATATTGAGGACATCCCTATGGTGAAGGGGTGTTTCACCAACGCCGGACAATTTCAGGTGGTGATCGGCACCGAAGTTGACCAGGTATACAAGCTGCTGGCAGAGCTGACCGGCGACAAAGGAGCCAGCAAGGAAGAAGCGAAAGTCGCGGCTCGCCAGAACATGAACCTGCTTGAGCGCGGCATCTCCCACCTTGCAGAAATCTTTGTGCCGCTGCTGCCTGCCATTATCACCGGGGGTCTGATCCTGGGCTTTCGCAATGTCATCGGTGACATCCGGATGTTCGACGGCCAGACCCTGACCGAAATCAGTCAATTCTGGGCCACGGTCCATTCTTTCCTGTGGCTGATTGGCGAAGCGATTTTCTTCTTTCTGCCGGTCGGGGTGTGTTGGTCGACGGTGAAGAAACTGGGCGGGACGCCGATTCTCGGCATTGTGCTCGGGGTGACGCTGGTCTCGCCGCAGTTGATGAATGCCTATTTGATCGGCAAAGAAATTCCCGAAACCTGGGATTTCGGCTGGTTAGTGATTGAAAAAGTCGGTTATCAGGCACAGGTGATCCCGGCAATGCTGGCGGGGATTGCGCTGGCCTTTATTGAGACCAACCTCAAGCGGATCATTCCGGACTATCTCTACCTGGTGATTGTCCCGTTCGTGTCCATCATCCTGTCGGTGATCCTGGCCCATGCCCTGATCGGCCCGTTCGGTCGGATGCTGGGTGATGCTGTCGGCTATGCTGCCAAAGCAGCGATGACCGGTGACTTTGCGATTCTGGGGGCCATGGTGTTTGGTTTCCTGTATGCGCCGCTGGTGATCACCGGGGTGCACCACACCACCAACGCCGTTGACTTGCAACTAATGCAGGATATGGGCGGCACCCCAATCTGGCCGCTGATTGCGCTGTCGAATATTGCTCAGGCATCGGCGGTGGTCGGCATCATCTGGATCAGCAAGAAGCACAATGAACGCGAAATCTCGGTGCCGGCAGCAATTTCAGCCTACCTGGGGGTTACGGAACCGGCGATGTACGGGATTAACCTGAAATACAAATTCCCGATGCTGAGCGCCATGATTGGTTCAGCGCTTGCCGCCGCTATCTGTGGCAGCGTGGGCGTGATGGCGAACGGTATTGGTGTTGGCGGGTTGCCGGGGATCCTCTCCATTCAGCCGCAATACTGGATGGTATATCTGCTGGCGATGTTGGTGGCCGTGGTGGTGCCAATCACTTTGACCGTGCTGCTCTACAAGCGTGCCCAGGCCAAAGGTGAGCTTGAGCAATCGCCGCAAACTGCATAA